Proteins encoded in a region of the Triticum dicoccoides isolate Atlit2015 ecotype Zavitan chromosome 3A, WEW_v2.0, whole genome shotgun sequence genome:
- the LOC119267588 gene encoding uncharacterized protein LOC119267588 isoform X1 yields the protein MKDSQDIQSTTELQMSPQGTNEVQSNQLNTMATDAPAGDPGSVAVANNDNRKVSREDIELVQNLIERCLQLYMTKGEVVRTLSTRARIEPGFTTLVWQKLEEENSEFFRAYYIRLKLKRQIVLFNHLLQHQYNLMKYPAPPNVPLAPMQNGMHPMPVNNLPMGYPVLQQPLMPAPGQPHIDPMVCGLSSGHVVNGIPAPGGYHPMRMNSGNDMVVDNGAPEAAHAGAMSSDMAVSPSSAASSHAPFTPSEIPGMAMDTSVLDSAFGSEIGNTGPLQLGADGSSRDSIRSLGQLWNFSLSDLTADLTSLGDLEALENYAGTPFLPSDSDLLLDSPDHDDIGNHDDIVEYFADAINGSQSDEEKP from the exons ATGAAGGATTCTCAG GATATTCAGAGCACCACAGAGTTGCAGATGTCACCCCAGGGTACTAATGAAGTGCAAAGTAACCAACTAAACACAATGGCCACTGATGCACCTGCAGGAGATCCCGGTTCTGTGGCAGTTGCTAACAATGATAATAGAAAAGTCTCCCGTGAAGACATTGAACTT GTCCAAAATTTGATAGAGCGCTGTCTGCAGCTGTACATGACCAAAGGAGAGGTTGTTAGGACACTTTCTACTCGTGCTAGAATAGAACCTGGCTTCACTACTTTAG TATGGCAGAAACTTGAAGAAGAGAACTCTGAATTCTTTCGCGCTTACTATATAAGATTGAAATTGAAAAGACAGATTGTCTTGTTCAACCATTTATTGCAGCACCAGTATAATTTGATGAAATATCCAGCACCTCCGAATGTTCCGCTGGCTCCCATGCAAAATGGAATGCATCCTATGCCAG TTAACAATCTACCGATGGGGTATCCAGTACTTCAGCAACCTCTGATGCCTGCTCCCGGCCAGCCTCACATTGATCCGATGGTTTGTGGTCTATCCAGTGGTCATGTAGTGAATGGGATCCCTGCCCCAGGTGGTTATCATCCAATGCGCATGAACTCTGGAAATGA CATGGTTGTGGACAACGGTGCACCTGAAGCTGCACATGCTGGTGCTATGTCATCTGATATGGCTGTGAGTCCCTCATCAGCAGCATCAAGCCATGCTCCTTTCACTCCATCTGAGATACCAGGGATGGCCATGGATACATCAGTCCTGGATTCAGCGTTTGGATCGGAGATAGGGAACACAGGACCTCTGCAATTAGGGGCAGATGGGTCGTCAAGGGATTCCATCCGATCCTTGGGGCAGCTCTGGAATTTCAGCCTCTCTGATCTTACAGCAGATTTGACAAGTTTAGGAG ACTTGGAGGCTCTTGAGAATTACGCGGGTACCCCTTTCCTGCCCTCGGACTCGGATCTCTTACTTGATTCCCCAGACCATGATGACATAGGCAACCATGATGACATAG TTGAGTACTTCGCGGACGCCATCAACGGGTCTCAGTCGGACGAAGAGAAGCCATAG
- the LOC119267588 gene encoding uncharacterized protein LOC119267588 isoform X2 — protein MSPQGTNEVQSNQLNTMATDAPAGDPGSVAVANNDNRKVSREDIELVQNLIERCLQLYMTKGEVVRTLSTRARIEPGFTTLVWQKLEEENSEFFRAYYIRLKLKRQIVLFNHLLQHQYNLMKYPAPPNVPLAPMQNGMHPMPVNNLPMGYPVLQQPLMPAPGQPHIDPMVCGLSSGHVVNGIPAPGGYHPMRMNSGNDMVVDNGAPEAAHAGAMSSDMAVSPSSAASSHAPFTPSEIPGMAMDTSVLDSAFGSEIGNTGPLQLGADGSSRDSIRSLGQLWNFSLSDLTADLTSLGDLEALENYAGTPFLPSDSDLLLDSPDHDDIGNHDDIVEYFADAINGSQSDEEKP, from the exons ATGTCACCCCAGGGTACTAATGAAGTGCAAAGTAACCAACTAAACACAATGGCCACTGATGCACCTGCAGGAGATCCCGGTTCTGTGGCAGTTGCTAACAATGATAATAGAAAAGTCTCCCGTGAAGACATTGAACTT GTCCAAAATTTGATAGAGCGCTGTCTGCAGCTGTACATGACCAAAGGAGAGGTTGTTAGGACACTTTCTACTCGTGCTAGAATAGAACCTGGCTTCACTACTTTAG TATGGCAGAAACTTGAAGAAGAGAACTCTGAATTCTTTCGCGCTTACTATATAAGATTGAAATTGAAAAGACAGATTGTCTTGTTCAACCATTTATTGCAGCACCAGTATAATTTGATGAAATATCCAGCACCTCCGAATGTTCCGCTGGCTCCCATGCAAAATGGAATGCATCCTATGCCAG TTAACAATCTACCGATGGGGTATCCAGTACTTCAGCAACCTCTGATGCCTGCTCCCGGCCAGCCTCACATTGATCCGATGGTTTGTGGTCTATCCAGTGGTCATGTAGTGAATGGGATCCCTGCCCCAGGTGGTTATCATCCAATGCGCATGAACTCTGGAAATGA CATGGTTGTGGACAACGGTGCACCTGAAGCTGCACATGCTGGTGCTATGTCATCTGATATGGCTGTGAGTCCCTCATCAGCAGCATCAAGCCATGCTCCTTTCACTCCATCTGAGATACCAGGGATGGCCATGGATACATCAGTCCTGGATTCAGCGTTTGGATCGGAGATAGGGAACACAGGACCTCTGCAATTAGGGGCAGATGGGTCGTCAAGGGATTCCATCCGATCCTTGGGGCAGCTCTGGAATTTCAGCCTCTCTGATCTTACAGCAGATTTGACAAGTTTAGGAG ACTTGGAGGCTCTTGAGAATTACGCGGGTACCCCTTTCCTGCCCTCGGACTCGGATCTCTTACTTGATTCCCCAGACCATGATGACATAGGCAACCATGATGACATAG TTGAGTACTTCGCGGACGCCATCAACGGGTCTCAGTCGGACGAAGAGAAGCCATAG